The Thermodesulfobacteriota bacterium genome includes a region encoding these proteins:
- a CDS encoding glycerophosphodiester phosphodiesterase family protein, giving the protein MIELERQFIKIAHRGASAYEPENTLKSFERAIELKSDMIEFDVRESLDGHLVVFHDQTVDRTTNGSGHISHKTLSELKELDAGHGEQIPTLEQVIELGKGRAKFVLEIKQDRLEEKIGSYLLKNDLLDDVYVVSFKPKRLKMLKELNHRIKTGLIVFASLNPIGLALNCGADFVAPFRWFVTDSLVKRARDSGLYTFTWTVDETIKAHSMKQKGVSGIVTNKPDII; this is encoded by the coding sequence ATGATAGAACTTGAGCGTCAATTTATAAAGATTGCCCACCGAGGCGCCAGTGCCTACGAGCCCGAGAACACACTTAAATCTTTTGAAAGAGCCATAGAGCTAAAATCAGATATGATTGAGTTTGATGTAAGAGAGTCATTAGACGGTCATCTGGTGGTTTTTCACGATCAAACAGTTGATCGCACTACCAATGGCTCAGGCCATATCTCGCATAAAACACTTAGCGAACTTAAAGAACTGGATGCAGGTCATGGGGAACAGATACCAACCCTTGAGCAAGTTATAGAGCTTGGAAAAGGGAGGGCTAAATTTGTGTTAGAGATTAAGCAGGACAGGTTAGAAGAAAAAATTGGATCGTATTTGCTTAAGAACGATTTATTAGACGATGTTTATGTAGTATCGTTTAAACCTAAAAGACTTAAAATGTTAAAAGAGTTAAACCACCGCATCAAGACAGGTTTGATAGTTTTTGCCTCCCTAAATCCTATTGGTCTTGCACTTAACTGCGGCGCAGATTTTGTAGCACCCTTTAGATGGTTTGTTACTGATTCTCTGGTAAAGAGAGCCAGGGATAGCGGGCTTTATACTTTCACTTGGACTGTGGATGAAACCATAAAAGCCCATAGCATGAAACAAAAGGGCGTAAGCGGCATAGTGACTAATAAGCCTGATATTATTTAG
- a CDS encoding EamA family transporter — protein MSERWFILILLAIVCFSFGSFFGKVASLKDIPYRVYFFEAVGTLTVFTTFVIYYRNTIFTNFSINYPAILMGLCWGVGTVLFIVALKYAKLSIVAPLSAAYPALTVVLALVFLGEKLDIREMAGIGFAIVSVALLAK, from the coding sequence ATGAGCGAGAGATGGTTTATCTTAATATTACTAGCGATAGTTTGCTTTTCATTTGGAAGTTTCTTTGGAAAGGTAGCTTCATTAAAGGATATTCCCTACAGGGTCTATTTCTTTGAAGCGGTTGGAACTCTGACAGTTTTTACAACATTTGTTATCTACTATAGAAATACTATCTTTACAAACTTTTCTATCAATTACCCTGCCATATTAATGGGTTTATGCTGGGGAGTTGGTACAGTGCTATTCATAGTTGCGCTCAAGTACGCCAAGCTCTCAATTGTAGCGCCGCTATCCGCCGCATATCCTGCTCTTACCGTCGTGCTGGCATTAGTGTTCTTGGGCGAAAAATTAGATATAAGAGAGATGGCCGGAATTGGATTCGCGATCGTTTCAGTCGCGCTTTTAGCTAAATAA
- a CDS encoding VOC family protein, whose product MSEVTEYKPGTFCWPELVASDVDKAKEFYTKLFGWDIEDNPIGEDMVYSMANFDGKYLGGLYPMWAEQVEQGIPTHWASYVSVADVDESVKKAQSLGANIVMQPMDVFDAGRMAVVMDPTGAVFSLWQPLKHIGAQIVNEHGTLVWNELATNDTEKAKEFYTELFGWTYDEMDMGGGMTYTAFKNGDWPAAGMMAIGQDMGDMPPTWSVYFAVNDCDSSTEEATNLGGQTIVPPTDIPEVGRFSFLQDPQGAVFAIIKLLNQPE is encoded by the coding sequence ATGAGTGAAGTAACAGAATATAAACCCGGTACTTTTTGCTGGCCGGAACTTGTAGCATCCGATGTAGATAAGGCTAAAGAGTTTTACACAAAACTATTTGGTTGGGACATTGAAGACAACCCCATTGGTGAAGACATGGTTTATTCTATGGCTAATTTCGACGGAAAATACCTAGGCGGTCTCTATCCGATGTGGGCTGAGCAAGTTGAACAAGGAATACCAACACACTGGGCTAGTTATGTATCAGTAGCTGACGTTGATGAATCAGTGAAAAAAGCCCAATCCTTAGGAGCTAATATTGTAATGCAGCCTATGGATGTATTTGATGCAGGCCGTATGGCAGTGGTTATGGACCCAACTGGCGCTGTGTTTTCCTTATGGCAGCCATTAAAGCATATAGGTGCGCAGATCGTAAACGAGCACGGCACATTAGTATGGAACGAACTTGCAACTAATGACACTGAGAAAGCAAAAGAATTCTACACAGAGCTATTTGGCTGGACTTATGATGAAATGGATATGGGTGGTGGTATGACCTACACGGCTTTTAAGAATGGAGATTGGCCTGCTGCAGGAATGATGGCCATCGGTCAAGACATGGGCGATATGCCTCCTACGTGGTCAGTATATTTTGCAGTCAACGATTGTGACAGCAGTACTGAGGAGGCAACAAATCTTGGCGGTCAGACCATAGTTCCACCAACAGACATTCCGGAAGTAGGAAGATTCTCTTTTCTACAAGACCCTCAAGGCGCAGTATTTGCGATTATTAAACTACTAAACCAGCCAGAATGA
- a CDS encoding DUF4159 domain-containing protein, giving the protein MLLLISLPLLGLYEGSEFKFAQLIYDGNWDTRPRAYKRLMSTLELRTSVNSSDQRKSLRLTDPDLFQYPFLYMSGDSSFTSFSAQERRKLRKYLQLGGTLIIDDTSGEQDSSFDTQIRAELVNIMPEIPLAPIPHDHVVNKSFYILNSASGRKVIQPYLEGITFREEDRTAVLYSKNDLGGAWSEDEFGKWQYEVIPGGEAQRERAFRLGINMILYALTGNYKKDQVHTPFIKRRQMNF; this is encoded by the coding sequence ATGCTCCTGTTAATATCACTACCTCTCTTAGGACTATATGAGGGATCAGAGTTTAAATTTGCTCAACTTATTTATGACGGAAACTGGGATACAAGACCGAGGGCATACAAGAGGCTAATGAGTACGCTTGAGCTTAGAACAAGTGTAAATAGCTCTGATCAGAGAAAGAGCCTAAGACTGACTGATCCGGATCTATTTCAATACCCCTTCCTATACATGTCCGGTGATAGCAGCTTTACATCCTTTAGCGCACAAGAAAGAAGAAAGCTAAGGAAATATCTTCAGCTCGGTGGAACTTTAATCATCGATGACACTTCAGGTGAGCAGGACTCAAGTTTTGATACTCAGATAAGAGCCGAGCTAGTAAATATCATGCCAGAAATACCACTTGCTCCAATACCGCATGACCATGTAGTGAACAAATCGTTTTATATACTAAACTCTGCCAGCGGGAGAAAAGTTATTCAGCCCTATTTAGAGGGAATAACTTTTAGGGAAGAAGATAGAACTGCTGTTTTGTATTCCAAAAATGATCTAGGCGGCGCTTGGTCTGAGGATGAGTTTGGCAAATGGCAATATGAGGTGATACCTGGTGGAGAGGCTCAGAGAGAACGTGCTTTTAGACTTGGTATTAATATGATTCTGTATGCACTTACAGGAAATTATAAAAAGGACCAAGTACATACTCCATTTATTAAAAGAAGGCAGATGAACTTTTAG